Proteins encoded in a region of the Triticum dicoccoides isolate Atlit2015 ecotype Zavitan chromosome 3A, WEW_v2.0, whole genome shotgun sequence genome:
- the LOC119272674 gene encoding uncharacterized protein LOC119272674, with protein sequence MAGARNNELRMTLLGLALLGLLLLSHTAAPVEAAAGVQENSFSMNGAGGRSLNSFSMNTAESAEVAKGGKAKPAAGDF encoded by the coding sequence ATGGCGGGCGCAAGGAACAACGAGCTGCGCATGACCCTGCTCGGCCTGGCCCTGCTGGGGCTCCTGCTGCTGAGCCACACCGCGGCTCCGGTGGAAGCCGCCGCGGGCGTGCAGGAGAACAGCTTCTCCATGAACGGCGCCGGTGGCCGCAGTCTCAACAGCTTCAGCATGAACACCGCCGAGAGCGCTGAGGTCGCCAAGGGGGGGAAGGCCAAACCCGCCGCCGGCGACTTCTGA